From the genome of Candidatus Nitrosocosmicus oleophilus, one region includes:
- a CDS encoding adenylate/guanylate cyclase domain-containing protein: MRYIISELLISKIENNNDKKNRVQSKLILVKELNEVLSIENAATLRIASRIDKTPIRGLKQVLRRHLKVTNIQKIRLRDIISQFGEKPTDKKTDLLSLFVTTNVNPTHSEINLSENSKIEEQKKDLKHSLPEDYEIIQLRQDFAINHGELRAYESLIENMQKIDIPNKQKNLSLLEKSMKEEELMVYWYKTHTPLILDNLWPKVIHSTVRRGQNFLLSHVGTKIPIIIIYADLVGSTKMSMTLPIDNLVSIVRIFDYHISNVVDTLGGYVLKYAGDAVISFFPSHIDNQNKYSASDTAIESGKLMIKSIQEEVNSFMHKIYKFPELSVKIGIDAGENAIVQFGYDQRSPIDILGYGMNVASKIMSITSPNKVSIGENIYKSLDPDLQNEFHELTIPNERWKYVNYGTKKPYKLYTSNT, from the coding sequence ATGAGATATATAATATCTGAATTATTGATATCTAAGATAGAGAATAATAATGATAAAAAGAATCGTGTTCAGTCAAAACTAATTCTAGTTAAAGAGCTAAATGAAGTACTTTCTATTGAAAATGCAGCAACACTTAGAATAGCTTCCCGAATAGACAAAACTCCAATTCGAGGGTTAAAGCAGGTATTAAGAAGGCATCTTAAAGTAACAAATATTCAAAAGATCAGACTTCGAGATATAATAAGCCAATTTGGAGAAAAACCCACAGATAAAAAGACCGACTTGTTATCATTATTCGTAACTACTAATGTAAACCCAACACACTCTGAAATCAATCTTTCAGAGAATTCAAAAATAGAAGAACAGAAGAAGGATTTAAAACATTCTTTACCAGAGGACTATGAAATCATACAACTTAGACAAGATTTTGCGATAAATCATGGTGAATTAAGGGCGTACGAATCATTGATAGAGAACATGCAAAAGATTGACATTCCAAATAAACAAAAGAATTTGTCTTTACTCGAAAAGAGTATGAAGGAAGAAGAATTGATGGTTTATTGGTACAAAACCCATACACCTTTGATACTTGATAACCTTTGGCCAAAGGTAATTCATTCTACTGTGAGACGTGGTCAAAACTTTCTCCTTAGCCATGTCGGCACAAAGATCCCAATAATAATCATATACGCTGATCTAGTTGGTTCAACGAAGATGAGTATGACCTTACCCATTGATAATCTTGTTTCTATTGTCCGGATTTTTGATTATCATATCTCAAACGTTGTAGATACTTTAGGTGGGTATGTCTTAAAATATGCTGGGGATGCAGTGATCTCTTTTTTTCCAAGTCACATTGATAATCAGAACAAATATTCTGCTTCAGATACAGCAATCGAATCTGGGAAATTAATGATAAAGTCGATCCAAGAGGAAGTGAATTCATTTATGCATAAAATATACAAGTTTCCAGAGCTTTCCGTCAAAATAGGGATAGATGCGGGAGAAAACGCAATTGTTCAGTTCGGATATGATCAACGCTCACCTATTGACATATTAGGATATGGTATGAATGTAGCATCGAAAATAATGTCAATAACAAGTCCAAACAAAGTGTCCATCGGGGAGAATATATATAAATCACTGGATCCTGATTTACAGAACGAATTTCACGAACTAACGATACCTAATGAGCGATGGAAATATGTGAACTATGGTACTAAAAAGCCATACAAATTATACACATCCAATACGTAG
- a CDS encoding alpha-ketoglutarate-dependent dioxygenase AlkB family protein: protein MNLFNDKFVNVLNKDGEANYYGIIMTTSEANTYYNLLLKNINWKNDEALYHGRHIVTKRKVAWYGDQGFLYTYSNTTKQALPWTNELIDLKRKTELITNSQFNSCLLNLYHDGNEGMTWHSDDEKSLGKNTVIASLSFGAERKFSFKHRRTRQTISLLLENGSLLVMRGNTQSNWLHSLPLSSKINHPRINLTFRTIIDEPIHDTKLT from the coding sequence ATGAATCTTTTTAATGACAAATTTGTTAATGTATTAAACAAAGATGGTGAAGCAAACTATTATGGAATAATAATGACAACATCAGAAGCAAACACATACTATAATTTGTTACTAAAGAATATAAATTGGAAGAACGATGAGGCATTATATCACGGAAGACACATAGTTACAAAGAGAAAAGTTGCTTGGTATGGTGATCAAGGTTTTCTTTACACTTATTCTAATACCACAAAGCAAGCACTACCTTGGACCAATGAGTTAATAGATCTGAAAAGAAAAACAGAATTAATAACAAATTCGCAGTTTAACTCTTGTTTACTTAATTTATATCATGATGGTAATGAGGGAATGACTTGGCATAGCGATGATGAAAAATCCCTGGGAAAAAATACCGTCATAGCCTCTTTAAGTTTTGGCGCGGAAAGAAAGTTTTCATTTAAGCATAGGCGTACAAGACAAACAATCTCACTACTATTAGAGAATGGAAGCTTGCTTGTGATGAGAGGTAATACACAATCAAATTGGTTACATTCCTTACCTCTCTCGAGCAAAATAAATCATCCAAGAATAAATTTGACTTTTAGAACAATCATAGACGAACCAATCCATGACACAAAGTTGACTTAG
- a CDS encoding cysteine hydrolase family protein, giving the protein MFKVTLPNGRTIVPALVVVDMQNGFVSKGGSYDIIGYNTALYREVIPKIKDSIEFCRSMGIPVFYTEAVKEESGIDILTNVHNILPKSRQERLKVPICVRGTWDGLTIDELKPDKKDPVVIKRRDSAFQDTDFRIMLQSQSINFLIFTGIDTSICVETSLREGFNIGYDVAIISDATASGDKRHYETTLERVRDYYGIVMDTEKFKEVIGKLDKMRKGEAKAFVGSQEEAKAWLEEFNLLDPRGFPSEQVNL; this is encoded by the coding sequence ATGTTTAAAGTTACTCTGCCCAATGGTCGTACTATTGTACCTGCCTTAGTTGTTGTAGATATGCAAAATGGTTTCGTATCAAAGGGAGGATCTTATGATATAATAGGATATAACACAGCCTTATATAGGGAAGTAATTCCAAAAATTAAAGATTCAATAGAATTCTGCAGAAGTATGGGTATTCCTGTCTTTTACACCGAGGCAGTGAAGGAGGAGAGTGGCATAGATATTCTTACAAACGTACATAATATCTTACCAAAATCAAGACAGGAGAGGTTGAAAGTACCTATCTGTGTTAGAGGTACATGGGATGGATTAACAATCGATGAACTAAAACCGGATAAGAAAGATCCTGTAGTTATCAAAAGAAGGGATTCTGCTTTCCAGGATACAGATTTCAGAATTATGCTTCAGAGTCAAAGTATTAATTTTTTGATATTTACTGGGATTGATACTTCTATTTGTGTAGAGACCTCATTAAGGGAAGGATTTAACATAGGTTACGATGTAGCAATAATATCTGATGCTACGGCATCCGGAGATAAGAGACACTACGAAACAACACTAGAAAGGGTAAGAGATTACTATGGAATAGTAATGGATACAGAGAAGTTTAAAGAAGTTATTGGCAAACTGGATAAGATGCGAAAAGGTGAAGCCAAGGCCTTTGTGGGGTCACAAGAAGAAGCGAAAGCCTGGTTAGAGGAATTTAATTTACTAGACCCTAGGGGATTTCCTTCTGAACAAGTTAACCTTTAG
- a CDS encoding OsmC family protein — protein MSDNPNDTRINKVNTRMLKTMYESLQNNPSAMTTATFYVKSNWNGGFGVTSSSKNFSLGGRTMERNTEYKMDYDFPIQFSGEGSGPTVCEVCMGSVAACLIQTIVVHATSRGILIDSINVDVEGDVNLRGFTGIDSSVRPGAQQFRVNLNINSNTASKEQIDELYEIGKKFSPAFDTLTNGTSVVMVGSE, from the coding sequence ATGAGTGATAACCCAAACGATACCCGAATTAATAAGGTAAATACACGAATGCTGAAAACCATGTATGAGTCCCTTCAGAATAATCCTTCTGCAATGACAACAGCAACGTTTTATGTAAAATCGAATTGGAATGGTGGTTTTGGTGTTACTTCCAGTTCCAAAAATTTCAGCCTTGGTGGTAGAACCATGGAAAGGAATACAGAATACAAAATGGATTACGATTTTCCCATTCAATTTTCAGGTGAAGGAAGCGGTCCCACTGTTTGTGAGGTCTGTATGGGTAGCGTAGCTGCGTGTTTAATACAAACTATAGTAGTTCATGCTACATCAAGGGGGATCCTTATTGATAGCATTAATGTTGATGTAGAAGGTGATGTTAATTTGCGTGGTTTTACCGGCATAGATTCAAGTGTTAGACCCGGGGCCCAGCAGTTTAGAGTAAATCTGAATATCAATAGCAATACTGCATCAAAGGAGCAAATTGATGAACTATATGAAATTGGAAAAAAGTTTTCCCCTGCGTTTGACACATTAACCAACGGAACTTCAGTTGTTATGGTTGGCTCTGAATGA
- a CDS encoding LLM class flavin-dependent oxidoreductase yields MGKILFGVHLPVMGFDKTNHEKKGIDESPNTREQILSIIKKAELLGYDSLSVNDHIVFRTSWLDSLSVLSVAAAVTDKIKLGTSILSIVVRTPVICANALSAIDVLSSGRLFAAGVGPGSHKGDYDVCGIPFDQRWSRFEEGLEILYKLWDYTHAEQNYVLDKVDYNGKH; encoded by the coding sequence ATGGGAAAGATTCTATTTGGAGTTCACTTGCCAGTTATGGGGTTTGATAAAACTAACCATGAGAAGAAAGGAATAGACGAATCGCCTAATACACGAGAACAGATATTATCTATTATAAAAAAGGCCGAACTTCTTGGATATGATTCATTAAGTGTAAATGATCACATCGTTTTTAGAACTAGCTGGTTAGATTCATTAAGTGTATTGTCTGTAGCAGCTGCAGTAACCGACAAGATAAAACTTGGGACTTCAATACTGAGTATAGTTGTAAGAACTCCTGTAATTTGTGCCAATGCTCTATCAGCCATAGACGTACTATCATCAGGACGCTTATTTGCAGCAGGAGTAGGACCTGGTTCACATAAAGGCGACTATGACGTATGTGGAATTCCTTTTGATCAGAGATGGAGTAGATTCGAAGAGGGATTAGAAATTTTGTATAAACTTTGGGATTATACACACGCAGAACAAAATTATGTATTAGATAAAGTAGATTATAATGGCAAACATTAG